A genomic stretch from Candidatus Nitrotoga arctica includes:
- the ftsE gene encoding cell division ATP-binding protein FtsE, whose product MIQFSQICKRYPGGYEALKNVSFEVAEGEMIFLTGHSGAGKSTLLKLIAAIERPSSGSIVVKGQNVSSIQSGALPYLRRNLGLIFQDHKILFDRSVFDNVMLPLRICGFDHRESAKRVRAALDKVGLLKREKNSPISLSGGEQQRLCIARAIVNRPSILLADEPTGNLDVDYANDIMSIFKSFHQVGVTLLISSHDESILRQFKGRVLALKNGELCP is encoded by the coding sequence ATGATCCAGTTTAGCCAAATATGCAAGCGTTACCCCGGAGGTTATGAAGCACTGAAAAATGTTAGTTTTGAGGTCGCCGAAGGCGAAATGATATTCCTCACCGGCCATTCCGGTGCAGGCAAGAGCACTTTGCTCAAGCTCATCGCCGCCATTGAACGCCCCAGCTCTGGCAGCATTGTAGTCAAAGGACAGAACGTCAGTTCGATCCAAAGCGGGGCATTGCCCTACCTGCGTCGCAATCTTGGCTTAATTTTCCAGGATCATAAAATACTGTTCGATCGCAGCGTGTTTGACAACGTAATGTTGCCACTGCGAATCTGCGGCTTCGACCATCGCGAAAGCGCCAAGCGGGTGCGGGCTGCGCTAGATAAGGTAGGCTTGCTCAAGCGCGAAAAAAACAGCCCGATTTCTCTGTCTGGCGGTGAACAACAACGTTTGTGCATCGCACGCGCCATAGTCAACCGCCCTTCAATCCTGCTGGCAGATGAACCGACCGGGAATCTTGATGTGGACTATGCCAACGACATCATGAGTATTTTTAAATCGTTCCATCAGGTTGGCGTCACGCTGCTAATTTCCTCTCATGACGAAAGCATTTTGCGCCAGTTCAAGGGACGCGTGCTGGCACTAAAAAATGGGGAATTGTGCCCATGA
- a CDS encoding trypsin-like peptidase domain-containing protein has protein sequence MRFQYFYPVLAASFILVLFSSLAVAKTPEQIFEQVSPSVVVVDIFDSKDEFIGQGSGVVIGTGQVITNCHVAKRGKSRKVRQSGKTFSATMQYSDPSRDLCQLNVPDLQAPPALLGTAKKLKVGQRVYAIGAPEDLELTLSEGLISSLRPHEGSDYIQTSAAISLGSSGGGLFDDQGQLIGITTFYHAEGQNLNFALPVDWIGELPKRAQGAPVVAKKSGLAWLNRVVALEHKKDWQGMLKLSQQWVKTEPVSADAWFSVGIAHKNLKQYEQAIKAYRSVLRIQPEYADAWNNLGNIHNNIKQYEQAIQAYREALRIDPEYASAWNNVGIAYGNFKQYEQAISAFREAVRIEPEKASVWYNLGEAYSRSGQQDKVLEIYQTLRKLDLQIANTYSNTFIVPFAK, from the coding sequence ATGAGATTCCAATATTTTTACCCAGTGCTGGCTGCCAGTTTCATACTTGTTTTGTTCTCTTCGCTTGCTGTAGCCAAAACACCGGAACAAATTTTTGAACAAGTGTCGCCTTCCGTTGTGGTAGTGGACATCTTCGATTCGAAGGATGAATTCATAGGGCAGGGCAGTGGCGTGGTGATAGGCACCGGCCAGGTCATTACTAATTGTCATGTTGCGAAAAGAGGCAAAAGTCGAAAAGTACGGCAATCCGGCAAAACATTTTCTGCCACTATGCAATATTCAGACCCTAGTCGCGATCTGTGCCAGTTAAATGTGCCGGATTTACAAGCTCCCCCCGCTCTTTTGGGCACAGCCAAAAAACTTAAGGTGGGCCAACGCGTCTATGCCATCGGTGCACCGGAAGACCTGGAGTTGACCTTGAGCGAAGGACTTATCTCCAGTTTGCGTCCACATGAAGGCTCGGACTATATTCAGACCTCCGCCGCGATTTCTCTTGGTTCCAGCGGTGGTGGGCTATTCGATGACCAAGGGCAATTAATCGGTATCACCACGTTTTATCACGCGGAGGGGCAAAATCTTAACTTTGCTTTGCCCGTAGATTGGATAGGGGAACTGCCGAAACGAGCTCAGGGCGCTCCGGTGGTAGCGAAAAAGAGCGGGTTGGCTTGGCTTAACCGCGTCGTTGCGTTGGAGCACAAAAAAGATTGGCAAGGAATGTTGAAGCTTTCGCAGCAGTGGGTTAAAACCGAGCCGGTAAGTGCGGACGCTTGGTTTAGCGTGGGCATTGCCCACAAAAACCTCAAACAATATGAGCAGGCAATTAAAGCCTATAGAAGTGTGCTACGCATTCAGCCGGAATATGCCGACGCTTGGAATAATCTGGGCAATATCCATAACAACATCAAACAATATGAACAAGCAATTCAGGCCTATCGGGAGGCACTACGCATTGATCCAGAATATGCCTCTGCCTGGAATAATGTGGGTATTGCTTACGGCAATTTTAAACAATACGAGCAGGCGATTTCCGCCTTTCGAGAGGCGGTTCGCATTGAACCGGAAAAAGCAAGTGTCTGGTATAACCTGGGTGAGGCTTACTCCCGCTCCGGTCAGCAGGACAAAGTGCTAGAGATTTATCAAACCCTACGCAAACTCGACTTGCAAATAGCGAACACGTATTCCAATACTTTTATAGTGCCGTTCGCCAAGTAA
- the ftsX gene encoding permease-like cell division protein FtsX: MKNWLVSHVHVLLFTLRRFLTTPLSSLLNILVIGIALSLPAGMYLLLKSVQNLAEQAVGTPQISIFLSMDASKDDVAHIGKQLKQHAGINQVKFVPRDQALEQLKQTTGLTDVIGGLAQNPLPDAYVIYPKISDAQALEALRDELQKWPKLEHVQLDSAWAHKLDAMLKFGLLAILILAVLLSFALVAVTFNTIRLQILTQREEIEVSKLIGATNAFIRRPFLYFGLLQGLLGAGAAWLIITISLYLLNNSLSDLTHLYVSSFTLHLPSVGESSTLLLFSAYLGWLGAWLSVAQHLWKIEPR, from the coding sequence ATGAAAAACTGGCTGGTATCGCATGTTCACGTGTTGCTGTTCACCTTGCGCCGTTTCCTCACCACGCCACTGTCCAGCCTATTAAATATTCTAGTCATTGGAATCGCACTTAGCTTGCCAGCGGGTATGTATTTATTGCTTAAAAGCGTACAAAATCTGGCTGAACAAGCAGTTGGTACACCTCAGATCAGTATTTTCTTGAGTATGGATGCCAGCAAGGACGACGTCGCTCATATCGGCAAACAATTAAAGCAACATGCTGGTATCAACCAGGTAAAGTTTGTGCCACGTGACCAAGCGCTGGAGCAACTCAAACAAACCACGGGACTGACCGACGTAATCGGCGGACTGGCACAAAACCCGCTGCCGGATGCTTACGTTATCTATCCAAAAATATCTGATGCGCAAGCGCTGGAAGCGTTGCGCGATGAGTTGCAAAAATGGCCTAAACTCGAACATGTGCAATTGGATTCAGCTTGGGCACACAAGCTAGACGCAATGCTCAAATTCGGCTTGTTGGCTATACTTATTCTTGCCGTGCTGCTCAGCTTTGCGCTAGTAGCCGTTACTTTCAACACGATCCGTTTGCAAATCCTCACCCAGCGCGAGGAAATCGAAGTGTCCAAACTGATCGGCGCCACTAATGCCTTCATTCGCCGCCCATTTCTGTACTTTGGTCTTCTGCAGGGACTGCTAGGTGCTGGTGCAGCGTGGCTTATTATTACCATCAGCTTATATTTGCTCAATAACAGCCTCTCTGACTTGACGCATTTGTATGTCAGCAGCTTTACGCTACATTTACCCTCTGTAGGCGAGAGCTCTACACTGTTGTTATTCTCGGCCTACCTTGGCTGGTTAGGTGCTTGGTTGTCCGTCGCCCAGCATTTATGGAAAATTGAACCTCGTTAA
- the ftsY gene encoding signal recognition particle-docking protein FtsY codes for MFGFLKKIPIESKSNPVEDTPKKSGWISRLKCGLARTADQMSDLFGRGGKIDDDLYEELETILITADVGMDATRFLLAELRRQVKVQRLTEAVQLKEALAYDLIKLLKPLAQPLETGLHNPCVIMLAGVNGAGKTTSIGKLAKYFQGQGKSVLLAAGDTFRAAAREQLMEWGARNNVTVIAQQSGDAAAVIFDAVQAAQARKIDIVLADTAGRLSTQIHLMEEIKKVKRVIAKALPGAPHEVLLVLDANTGQNALSQVKAFDDALAVTGLILTKLDGTAKGGVIAAIAKAHPIPLRFIGVGEGLDDLRPFVAEDFVAALLGLDE; via the coding sequence ATGTTCGGCTTCCTAAAAAAAATTCCAATTGAAAGCAAGTCCAACCCGGTCGAAGACACGCCTAAAAAAAGCGGCTGGATCAGCCGACTTAAGTGCGGGCTGGCGCGCACTGCCGATCAAATGTCCGATTTGTTTGGCCGAGGCGGCAAGATCGACGACGATCTGTATGAGGAGCTGGAAACCATTCTGATTACCGCAGATGTCGGAATGGACGCAACCCGTTTCTTGCTGGCCGAGTTGCGCCGACAAGTCAAAGTGCAGCGACTCACTGAAGCAGTTCAGCTAAAGGAGGCGTTGGCGTACGACCTGATTAAACTGCTCAAGCCACTGGCTCAGCCTTTGGAAACGGGCTTACATAATCCCTGCGTCATTATGCTGGCCGGGGTAAACGGCGCTGGCAAAACAACCTCCATTGGCAAGCTGGCGAAGTATTTTCAAGGGCAAGGCAAATCAGTACTGCTGGCCGCAGGCGATACCTTCCGTGCCGCTGCGCGTGAACAGTTGATGGAGTGGGGCGCGCGCAACAATGTTACCGTCATCGCCCAGCAGAGCGGCGATGCCGCAGCGGTGATTTTCGATGCTGTGCAAGCAGCCCAAGCACGAAAAATCGACATCGTGCTGGCCGATACTGCCGGACGTCTGTCTACCCAGATCCATTTGATGGAAGAAATTAAAAAGGTCAAGCGCGTTATCGCCAAGGCGTTACCCGGTGCACCCCATGAAGTGCTGCTGGTACTGGACGCAAACACTGGCCAGAACGCGCTAAGCCAAGTCAAGGCATTTGACGATGCGCTGGCTGTCACGGGACTGATACTGACCAAGCTGGATGGTACTGCCAAAGGCGGCGTAATTGCTGCCATCGCCAAGGCGCATCCTATTCCCCTGCGCTTTATTGGCGTGGGAGAAGGGCTGGATGACCTGCGCCCATTTGTAGCGGAAGACTTCGTCGCGGCACTTCTGGGACTGGACGAATGA